Proteins found in one Zea mays cultivar B73 chromosome 1, Zm-B73-REFERENCE-NAM-5.0, whole genome shotgun sequence genomic segment:
- the LOC103637594 gene encoding heavy metal-associated isoprenylated plant protein 30 has translation MAADVVSDLVLSFFCCCFYAPGDHHRGGGTRHYGGGHAHPTGRDAAYHHRGAGSRTASGRSRRTVSLQTVELKVRMCCEGCERVVRQALQNLRGVDRVDVNVPMEKVTVTGYVDRARVLQEVRRSGKKAEFWPSGGTPLWFTSPRSYFRDDGGSYRRNSYNYRRHGYSDGDRHGRMREPARGAGPVGNMFNDDDVNAACRIM, from the exons ATGGCGGCGGACGTGGTCTCCGACCTGGTCCTGTCCTTCTTCTGCTGCTGCTTCTACGCTCCCGGCGACCACCACCGCGGCGGCGGAACGCGCCACTACGGCGGCGGCCACGCGCACCCGACCGGCCGTGATGCGGCGTATCACCACCGCGGTGCCGGCAGCCGTACGGCGAGCGGCCGGAGCAGGAGGACCGTGTCCCTGCAG ACGGTGGAGCTTAAGGTGAGGATGTGCTGCGAGGGCTGCGAGAGAGTCGTGCGACAAGCCCTCCAGAACCTCCGAG GAGTGGACAGGGTGGATGTGAACGTGCCAATGGAGAAGGTGACGGTGACCGGGTACGTGGACAGGGCGAGAGTGCTgcaggaggtgcggcggagcgggAAGAAGGCGGAGTTCTGGCCGAGCGGCGGCACGCCGCTGTGGTTCACGTCCCCCAGGAGCTACTTCCGCGACGACGGCGGCTCGTACCGCCGCAACAGCTACAACTACCGCCGGCACGGGTACAGCGACGGCGACCGGCACGGCCGCATGCGCGAGCCCGCACGCGGCGCCGGCCCCGTCGGTAACATGTTCAACGACGACGACGTCAACGCCGCCTGCCGGATCATGTGA